The nucleotide sequence ACAAATCGGGCCTTAGGAAGCTATATTGGCCGATAAGTTGTGTTTAACAGCAGCGTGCCATACATTTACATAAGACTGAGCATTAATTGCTGAATATAGTTGAATATTAAACTTTTTTTTATTGTTCACAGTTAGTGGTTAGTAGCTAACAGCGCAGTTAGTATCGAGCTTCTCCTTGCGCTGCTCGTTTCCTTCTCCTTTTATTCATCGCCGACCGATTCTTTACCACTGCTTCGGTTTGTTTTAACCCATTACTGTGGCAAGGAACAAACCAAACGACGAGAGCTATAGCTCTGAGCAACCGCTCATCAATAGGGCCATAGAAATACTCTACGGCAAGTGGCGCTTACCAATCATCCTTTTACTGGGTCAGAAGACGCTTCGCTACACAGAATTAAAAGACCAGCTCCCCTCCGTTAGCGATAGAGTATTGGCCAAAGACCTGAGGGCATTGACAACATTGGGCGTGGTCCAGCGTAAGGTGTACGCTGAGGTCCCACCTCGGGTAGAGTACACCCTTACCGAACGCGGGCGGCTTGCCCTACCCATTTTTATCCAACTAAAAGAAATCGGCCGGATTTTTTCGACTTCGTCCGACGATCATTTCAATTAAGCAACCGATGGTTTCAACAGTGAAGTTTACCAACACCGGGCGATCCCAGTTCTTCTCGACTGTCCGCAAACGTGTAGATACGTATTTTACGGAAAACAATGTTTCCCCGAATGCAAACGGGGCTATGTGGACGAAAGCTATTTTTTTCCTGACAGGCTATGGCCTGCTATACGGCCTGATTTTATCGAATCAGTTTGGTGGATGGGCTATGCTGGGCATGGCAATGCTGCTGGGAACATTTGCGGCCTTCATTGGCTTTAACGTTGCGCACGACGCCGTGCACGGAGCATTCTCCCGCCACGGCTGGGTTAACCGGCTGCTTGGTTACAGCTTTTACCTGCTGGGCGCCAGTCCTTACGTTTGGCGAATTATGCACAACGTGGTTCATCATACGTATACCAACATTCCTGGTCATGACGAGGATATCGACGTAGCGCCGGGGCTTATCCGGCTCGATCCGGCTGATGAGGTTCGCCCCTGGCAAAAATATCAGCATCTGTATGCGTTTCCGCTTTACGGGCTGACATCGCTGGCCTGGGTGTTCCGGAAAGATTTCCTGAAGATGTTCAAGGATAAAATCGGTCAGTACGATACAACCCATGAGACCCATGAGTACGTGACCCTGTTCGTTACAAAAGCCGTTTACTATCTGTTGTTTCTGGCGCTTCCGTTGCTCGTGCTTGACGTTGCTTGGTGGCAGGTGCTAATTGGCTTTGTGGCCATGCACATTGTTGAAGGACTAGTGTTGGGGCTGGTATTTCAGCTGGCGCACGTGGTAGAAGGAACCTCGTTCCCGCTGCCAACGCCTAATGGTAATATTGAGGAAGCCTGGGCAATCCACCAATTGCGGACTACGGCCAATTTCGCGCCCCGCAGCGCTATTGCGGCTTTCTTTTGTGGCGGGTTAAACCGGCAAATTGAACATCATCTGTTCCCCAAGATCTGCCATATTCATTACCCGGCCATTACGGCTATTGTGAAACAGACCGCGCACGAGCACAATCTGCCTTACCTGGAAAGTCCTACGTTTTCTTCGGCGCTGGTTTCGCATTACCGATTCCTAAAACAAATGGGTCAAACGCCATCCACCCGTCTGACGTAGACTGTTAATCATCAACTCCTTTCGCTCATGGCCTCTCAAAAAGATCTTGACTTTACGTATTCGACGATCGATAAAATCTTTCGGTTGAGCATGGGCGAAACCGGCGATTATAGTGGTGCTATGTATAACGGTGATTTCTCACTGACACTCGAAGAGGCTCAGCGGCAGAAACACCAATTTATAGCGGACAGCCTGTCTATTGGTCCTGGCTCAAAGGTGCTCGATATGGGCTGTGGCTGGGGACCCTTTCTGACTTACATAAAAGGTCGGGGTGCCGACGGCCGGGGCGTTACGTTATCGCAGGGGCAGGCAGCGGCCTGCCAGCGCAACGGTCTGCGTGTGGATGTAAAAGACTGCCGCACCATCCGGCCCACCGATTACGGTCGGTTTGATGCGATCACCTGCATTGGCGGCATGGAGCACTTCTGTTCGATTGAACAATGGCAGGCAGGCCAGCAGGATGCCGTTTACGCTGATTTCTTTCAGCATGTAGCGGATTTACTGCCCGTGGGCGGCCGGTTTTATATGCAGACGATGGTGTTCAGCAAGAACATGCCGCCCTTCGAGCGTATTCGGCTGGATGCTGACCCGGACTCCGACGCTTATTATATGGCCCTAATGGTAGCGGAGTTTCCGGGATCCTGGCTACCTTACGGCCCTGAGCAGGTCATTCGCAATGCCGAGCCAAAGTTTAAGCTTATTTCGAAAAGCAGCGGACGGCTCGACTACATTGAAACCATTGGGCAGTGGCGCAAGCGCTTTCGAGCGTTCAGCCTGGAAAAGTACCTGACTTATGCCTCGCTTCTGCCCCAGTTACTAATCAATCCCGCTTTTCGGGGCCTGATTGCCACTTTCCGTAAAAGTCCGAACCGTGTCTGTTTCGAGCGCGAATTAATGGATCACTACCGGCTTGTGTTCGAGAAAGTGTAAACCGGAACCGTTTTAACCGAATACCTGATGCCATGAAAACGATCATGAATTTTATTTCGAAGATTACAGTGGCATTCCGGGCCGCTAACATTGGCGCTTATTTCGCACCTATGTTTCGACCCATGATTCTCGAACAGGAACGGCTGCGGCCAATCCGGATTGGGGTAAAAAATCAAAAAATCAATCAGTTAAACACAAGGCCAAACGGGGCGGAACGTCTCACCAGATTATGACCACGCCCATCAGCAGCCAGCGCCAGAGTCAGCTCCATCAGTTAATCGGGTCGCCCATTTTTGATCGAAATCGCCCGGACGACGGTGCCTGCGAGCAGACATTCGCGGAGTTAATCCGCCTGGTCGACGATCTGCTGCATCAGTCCGAAAAAGCCGGTCATCGAGTCGATTTCACAAACGGAGTGGGGGTGCATGGTAAAATACAGGACATTACGTCGCTGGTCGAGAGCATACGCCGGAGTGTTATTCCCCAGACGGGGCTTCCTGCTCATTTCGCTCCCGGCCAGTTTAACTGCTATTACGATGCCGGCAACGGCTATTTTGCCAATGGCGTTTTCTTTAGTGCCGATTACGACGCCGACGTAGCCTTTTTTGTGGATGAGCAGCGAATTTATTTGCGTCATCACATCGAACGGGCCGTGCAGGAGGCCGAGCAGCATCTGCTCAAACCGACTACCCCAACAACTCGGTTGTAATCGTTTCATTGAGTTGGCTTCTATTGTTCTTCCACTGTTCCCGCCCCCAATTCCGTAAACAGGGTTTGCCAGTACTGCGTTACGGTGGGGTTGTTTTGCTTTACCGATGCGTTCGGTTCAAAAGGTAAAATCATCGTAATCTCCGGGCTGCCAATTGGGTAGCGTTTAAGCTGTTCGGCATCGGCTTTCGCCCATTCATCGGCCTGCGCGTTGTCTTTGGGCGGCTTTACCTGAAAATCGCGTCGATTTGCTCCCTTTACGCTTTCGATCATGTCGCTCAGGTAATATACTTTTACCGTCGCGCCCGACTCGTTGGCTTTGGCAATTACGGGCAGGCTGGCCCAGATGTCGGTTTCCCGATTCGACGAGCCCGTATTCTGCTTCACCAACTGCTGCTGCACCCGCTGCCGGATCTGGGCTTTCTCGCGGGTCAGCATCAGTCCAAACTCAGTTTCGGCCGCTTCGCGGTCGGTGGGGCTGGCCGCGCTGACATCTTCCATCTCCGTACGGGTCGTCAGGTTCAGAACGCGAGCTTTAGCCGTGTTTTCATGAATGAAATAAACCGCCAGCTGATCGCCTTTCTGCCGGATGTTCTGTTCAATAATGTCGGTCAGCGCCTGTTGATACTTCTGGGCTACGAACGCGTTATTTACGTTAACACTGCGGGTTTTGTCTAGAAAGATCAGCGTATAAATCGGTTCACTGACAGCCGTTCGGGTCTTGTCTCCATCGCTGGAACAGGCCAGCATCGTAATCAGAAAAAAGCCGAGCACAGCCCGGCTAATCGTGTGCATACAGTTCATAAACAAATCGCCGACGTTTATCGGCCCGATAGTAACGCCTTCCGTAACGTGCTGTCGGCGGGGGCGTTATGATTCCAGTAATCAGATTGTAGGGTCGTCTTTAAAACGGCGCGTGAGGTCAGAACGTTGTCTTTGCTCTTATAGGTTTCTTCCCAGCCGACGATTTTATGCGGGAACTGGCCTTCGAACACGATCATCAGCGTTCGGTCGTCGGTTGGGTACTGAATCCGGTAAGCTTTCAGGAACTTGCCCGGATACAGAACACCCTTGTACGTATCCAACTTCGTCTGAGCCAGCAGGGGTTCGAGCTGTTTATGCCGTAACCGGGCTGCCATAGTGCCGGGAATGAGTTGTATCTCACCGACGGGTAACTTGTCCGGATCAAGCCGTATACGATTCCAGAGTTCATCTTCAAGCCAGGTTTTTGCCACCGAATACGCTTCGTTAACTTCTTTTTCGAAATACGATTTACCGGCAACCTGATACCCGTTGTTTTGATAGTTGAGCTGAATATAGCTGTGTCCGCACCACTCCTGCCCCGACGTGCTGACTTTAAGCGTATTCGGAAAGGCCGGGTTATGGATGGGCGTAAAGACAGATGTAAACAAGGAATAATCGTAAATGCCCGTTGCAAACTTCCTGATCATGTTAGTCTTCAGCACAGGTATCGCCTTATCGCGGCTGTCGGCCGTTTCGGATTTTACCTGCTTATCGGTTCGAAAATCTTCGGTCACAAAAATCAGCACAGCTTCGCCCGGATTGAGTACACCATACTGTGCCTGTTCGAGCCGGTAGCTGCTGAGTTCAGCTTTCCCGGCAAACCAATAGGCCGCAAACTGGACCGGGGCTGGCTCGGCGGGGCTGGCTACGTTGGACTTCTGCTGAAATACCGTTGCCTTCATAGCAAAGGCGAACACTACAGCCAGCGCCAGAATAATGAGCAGAAAATTTTTCGTGATTATTTGCTTCATAGCTAAATCAGGGTGTAGCGCCAACAGACGTGACCCGTTCCATTTGATGCAAAAGTCTGGTAGTTTAGCTTATCTTACAACTGTTTACCCAACCAGCCTTAGCACACATGCCTTTACGCTTACATTCTGTGGGTTTCCTGCTTATCGTTTTCAGCCAGCTTACATGGGCTCAGGTTGAAAAAGCGCCGGCTCGCCACGAAGGCGACGGCCCGTTCGGGCGGCTAATCATTCGGGGCGTTACGCTTATAAACAGCACGGGTGCGCCACCAGTTGGCCCGGTTGATATTGTGGTTGAAAAGGACCGGATTGTTCAAATCAAACTGGTTGGTTATCCCGGTGTTCCAATTGACGCAAAGAGCCGCCCTCAGGCTGCACTGGGCGATAAAGAATTGAACTGCGAGGGCATGTATCTGATGCCGGGTTTCGTGGATATGCACGGCCACATTGGCGGCAAAGATCAGGGCGCCCACGCAGAGTACGTCTTCAAACTCTGGCTCGGGCACGGTATTACAACCATTCGCGATCCAAGCTGCGGTAATGGTCTCGACTGGGTACTCGAACACCGCGCTAAAAGTGAACGTAACGAGATTACGGCCCCGCGCATCAAAGCCTATACGGTTTTCGGTCAGGGAGCAAAAGACCCGATCAGTACACCCGAACAGGCCCGCGCCTGGGTGCGTGATAACGCCAGGAAAGGAGCCGACGGCATCAAGTTTTTCGGTGCTGAACCCGCCATTTTCCGGGCCGCTCTGGACGAAAACAGAAAGCTTGGACTCCGGTCGGCCTGCCACCATGCGCAGCTGGAAGTAGCCCGGATGAACGCACTGGCAACCGCCAAAGCCGGACTGACGAGCATGGAACACTGGTACGGCTTGCCAGAAGCCTTGTTTGAGGACAAAACCATTCAGAACTACCCTGCCGATTACAATTACAATAACGAGCAGAACCGGTTCGAGGAAGCCGGCAATCTGTGGCAGCAGGCCGCTAAGCCTGGTACCGAGCGCTGGAACAAGGTCATAGACGAGCTGATCGCGCTGGATTTTACGCTCGATCCGACGTTCAACATTTACGAAGCCAACCGCGATCTGATGATGGCCCGCCGGGCCGAATGGCACGACGACTATACCCTGCCCAGTTTATGGCGGTTTTACGGCCCCAGCCGGATTTCGCACGGGTCCTACTGGCATAACTGGGGTACTGAGCAGGAAGTGGCCTGGAAGCGGAATTACCAGCTCTGGATGCAGTTCATTAACGAATACAAAAACCGGGGTGGCCGGGTCACAACGGGCTCCGATTCGGGGTTTATTTACCAGCTATACGGCTTTGCCTATATCCGCGAGCTTGAACTGCTGCGCGAAGCCGGTTTTCACCCGCTCGAAGTGATCCGGACGGCAACGCTGAAAGGGGCCGAAGCCCTCGGCATGGCCGATCAGATTGGCTCCGTGGAAGTAGGTAAACTCGCTGACTTCGTCATCATTGACCAGAACCCGCTGGCAAACCTGAAAGTACTTTACGGCACGGGGGCGATCCACCTCAACGCCAAGAACGAAGTTGAACGCATTGGCGGGGTTACGTACACGGTTAAAGACGGCGTTGTGTACGATGCGAAAAAACTCTTAGCTGATGTGCGGAAGATTGTAGCAGATGCCAAGCAAAAAGAAAACTTTGAGATCACGCAGCCGGGTATTGCGCCGAAGCCAGGTAAAGTGTCCGGCGGGAATAAATAAAAACTGGCTTCATCGCGCTTCGTAACTACCAGATACAATCAAACGCCCAAAGCAGGCCATAGTAGCTTGCTTTGGGCGTTTGATTCGGCGGAATACGCAATTACTTACTGGAAGAGCTATCGCCGTTCAGCCAGACAACTTTCTGTTCGGGCGTATGTTCCTGACCGAGAATGTCCCGGTATAGATCTGGCCGTCGGGCATTTCGGTACCGATGGCCACCAGCCTGTTTGAGCTTATCGGGTGTACAAACGGCCGTAACCACGTCATTGCCTAACACGCGACACTCAGCCAGCACATCGCCAAAGGGGTCCAGAATCATCGAGCAGCCATTCTTTAACTGATCGTCGTCCATGCCGATTGGGTTGGAGAAGACAACATATACGCCGTTGTCATAGGCACGGGCGGGTAGCCATTTCATCAGCCAGGCACGGCCCTTCAGTCCGTCAAATTCCAGACGCAGTGACGTAGGGTCATTTTCCCGATTCGCCCATAAAGCCGGATCGGCAAAGCCCGCACCAGGGCGGGTAGACGGCGTCATCATCGTTACGTGCGGCATAAAAATCACGTCGGCACCCAGCAGGGCCGTTGCACGGACGTTTTCCACTACATTGTTATCGTAACAGATCAGAATCCCGCATTTCCAGCCCAGCAAATCAAAAACAACGTATTCGTTCCCCGGCAGAATATGCGGATTGATAAACGGATGCAGTTTACGATACTTGGCGACCAGCCCGTTTTTATCGACGCAGACGTAGGCCTTAAACAACTGATCGTCCCGGTCTTTCTCAAACAGCCCCGCCAGCACGGCGATATCATTATCCCGGGCAATCTGGGTTAATGCCTGAACGCTTTCACCTTCGGGGATATACTCGGCAATGGCCAGCATCTGTTCTTTCGACAGATTCCGGGCGAAGGTATAGCCCGTAATGGAGCATTCGTGAAAGGCAACCACCTGCGCGCCCTGCTGGGCGGCTTTCGCCGACAGGCTACGAATAACTCCCAGATTATAGGTTTTATCGCCACTGGCATTTTCAAACTGAGCGGTGGCAATCTTCAGATTTTGCATCAGACTAAAGCGATTAACGACTTCGGTTGCACAGGAAAGCAGCCGGTTCAGACCGATTACTGTTTGTTGCTGTCAACGGCCAGGCGCTGGTCCCGATTGGCGACTTCCCAGGCCGTAAAGAATACCAGCCGGGCCGACCGTTCAGCCAGTTTGAAATCAATTTTTTCAACGTCGTCGGTCGGGCGGTGATAATCTGCATGTAGACCGTTGAAATAGAAAACAATGGGAATCCGGTGCTTGGCGAAGTTGTAATGATCGGACCGGTAATAGATGCGCTGTGGGTCTTTGGGATCGTTGTATTTGTAATCCAGCTCCATCTTAACGGATTTCTCATTCGCGTCTTCGCTGATTTTGTGCAGCTCGGATGACAGCTTATCCGATCCGATTACGTAGATATAGTTGTCGTTTTTCCCCTGGTGCAGGTCATCGACCCGGCCGACCATATCGATGTTGAGGTCACAGACGGTGTTTTCGAGTGGCAAGACCGGATTCATGTCGGCGTAATATTCCGATCCCAGCAGTCCTTTTTCTTCACCCGTTACGGTCAGGAACAGAATTGACCGGCGCGGGCCTTTGCCGGCGGCTTTAGCTTTGGCAAACGCCTGGGCAATTTCCAGCACCGACACCGTACCCGATCCATCGTCGTTGGCCCCGTTGTTAACCTGCCCATCGGCACTAACGCCAATGTGGTCATAGTGCGCCGAGATAATCATAATCTCGTCTTTTTTGTCGGAGCCTTCGATGAACCCCAGTACGTTCGACGACTGCACCTGTTCTTCGATGCGTTCGGCCTTAATGGCCACAGTGCCCGTCAGCTTTGGTAATTGAGTACCGGTTGAGCGGGTATATAACCGACTCGCTTCGTTAAACTGGCTGGTTGTTACGTTGAGCAATGCAGCCGCCATATCCGGCGAAATCAGAAAAACGCCAACGGAGCCTACGTCCTCCGTGCCGGGTTTTAACCCTAACCGATTGAATCGGCCCATCAGGGCGCCCCGCTGGGCAAGAACCCGTTGAAAACCGGCGGCCGAGTCGGCCGAGACGATGAAAATCTGAGCGGCCCCTTTTTCCTTCGCCAGCGCAGCCTTCGCCCGCCAGCCGTTCCCTCCGCCCCACTTGCTGGAACTGCTCGTGGCGTCAACCCGCGATTTGCCGTCTTCGGTTTTGGGCTCGTCGTCCAGCAGCACAACGGCCTTGCCTTTTACGTCAAGATCGCCATATTCGTTGAGGGTATTGTCGTTGATTCCATAGCCTACGAACACGGTTTCGTACGGCGTTTCGGTCGGCACACTTAGCAGGCCATTGGTCACGAAATCTTTCAGGTAGGCGAACCGTTTACTGCCCGCGCTGACGTAAAAATCACCCCAGGTCTTCTTATAAAGCGTAAACGGTTGCTGATAGCCCAACTTACCGTCGGCCGTTTTAACGAGCGGTTTCAGGCCATTGGCCGCAAACTGCCCGGCAATGTACTCAGCGGCTTTACGCTGGCCGGGCGTACCGGTTTCCCGCCCCTGCATATCGTCGGCGGCCAGAATCCTGAGGTGTTTTTCGAGGTCAGCCGCCGTAATGGTTTCGGCAAATTTTTGTTGAGCCTGGCTCAGAAACGGCAGGCACATTAAACCGGCCGCCAGTGTTGATGTTAGGAAATTCATTCAGGAGATAATTGAAAACTTTTCGGTCAGAAGTGTTTCGGGACAATGCCCTTTGTTTAACGAACGTAACGGGAAAATCGGTTAAACGAACTCCCTATTTTGGTCTGGTAAATATACTACAGAACGAGGTTAAGCCGGTTCGGGTACGGATTTTGATGGATACAGCATAATCCAGTCCAGCTAACGCGGCTTTTAATTTGTTACGTCAGTTCACGCTGGCGTTTATCGGGCAAATTCGCGTAGTTTTAATCATCTTTTACTGCCTTTGTTTCCTGTTCATGAGTGAAAACCTGTATACCGAGGAGTACACCGCGTATCAACTGGAGCGCAGCGCTTTCCGCCAGTGGGTCCGCAACAACCTGTATATCAAAAACATGATCCGGTTCACCACCGGACCGACCATTGATTTTGGTTGTGGCGTGGGCGAAGTGCTGGAACAGTTGCCGGCCGGATCGCTTGGACTGGAAATCAATGAAACAACAGTAGCGTATTGCCAGAGCCGGGGGCTGAACGTTCGTTTGTATGACCCCGAAGCCGATGATTACCAATTCCGTGGCCTGATACCGGGACAGTTCAAATCGCTGCTGATGGCCCACGTGCTCGAGCACCTCACCAACCCACAGGAAGTAATCCGGAAACTCCTGACCACAGGCGAACGACTCGGCATCGACCGGTTTATTTTCGTGGTGCCTGGCGTTAAAGGCTTTCGGCACGATGCAACGCACCGAACCTTTCTTGACCGGGACTTTTTTGTAAAACATGGATTAACCACCTACGGCTCGTATCATCTGATTCATCAGAAGTACTTCCCGCTCAACTCAAAAGCATTTTCGCGCTACTTCACCCATAATGAACTGGTATCGGTTTATGAAAGAGCTAAGGCAAATTCAGACAGTTAAGTAGTCAGTAGCCGCAGCTTCTGAACAGCGTTCGGCAGGTGGCCTTTCAGCGAATCGGTAAGGGCGCAGTAGAGCAAATTCAGGCGGATGATCGTCTTAGCCTGAGCTACGCGCCGAGCCTGCTGCCAGCCTTTGCGGGCACATTCATCGGCCAGTTGGTTGAACAGTTGAATTTCTTCCTCAAACCGCAGCCGGTTCTGCGTGTACTCTACGGTTGCATTTGAGCCATGCCGACGATAAGCATAGGCTACTTCGTTGATGCCTATAAAAGTGTGCTCCTTTAGCAGCAGATGCGTCGTCAGGTCAAAATCCAGCACAAACCGCCAGTCGGACGAGAAACGCAGTTCGCCAAGCCTGGATTTCTGGTAGCAGATCGTGGGGCAAAAAATGAAATTTCCGCGCAGCAAACGCGTCAGCGCGGCTTCGCCAGTTAGCTGGGTATAAGGCCCTACCGGCTGCGGCTGAATGAAGCGCTTGACCCGATCGGGTAACGAAAAGCTCGGCTGCCCGTTTTCATCAACCACGCTTGCCTGACAATAATACAGCGTTGCGTCTGGATGATCGGCAACAGCCTGCATAACGACGGCTGTGTAGTTTGGCAACAGCTCATCATCGGCGTGTAATAACGTTACCAGGGGTGTATCGGCGCGGTCGAGGCAGGCGTTCCAGTTGCCGGCCATGCCCATATTGCGCTCGTTGTGCACAAGCGTCACGCGGGAGTCGGCGAAGCGGGCAACCAGCGCATCCAACGCAGGGTCGGGGCCACCATCGTTACTGATCAGCAGTTTCCAATCTGACTGAGTCTGGCTGAAAACGCTCTGAATTGCCTTCTCCAGCAGGTCCAGGCCCCGATAATAGGGTATGGCAAACGTTAGCTGCGGAGAGGCCATAATTAAACGACATTAGGCCGTAGCATCCGGCTTTTTACTCTGATCAATGGCCATTTGCCGGATGATCTCCGTCTGCGTCGCTTCAATTTTCTTCAGCTTTGAGTATAACACCAGGAGCGTGATAAAGAAAATAACGGCGCCAACGTAAAGCACCAGATCCGTGCCGCGACCCACGCCGAGGGCATTCGCAATTACGTTACTGGCATCCGGAAACAGAATCAGTCCGATACCTACCGCTGAAATCAGAATCAGCGAGATGCGGTAAACCGTCTTGTCGTGGAGCCGGGTCACAAACCGCAGAATCAGTAACAGAAGCGGTAGCGCCAGCAGGATCTTAATGGGTGTCATAAAGCTGCCAGAAAAGCGGTTAAAGAATCTTTCTGAGAATCAGATCAATTAAAATATGAAATGAGTTGAGCGAACTCTGCCCTTTAGCCCACGAATATTCGCTATACGTAATGTGAACGGGGACTTCGGTCAATCGTAGGTGCGCCTGCCGGATGAGCGACAGAATCTCCGTTGCGTGGGCCATCCGGTTCTCCGTAATGCGAATCGCCTGAGCCGCCGACCGGCTGAACGCCCGAAAGCCATTGTGTGCATCGGTCATCCACATACCCGTCAGCAGGCCATTCACCAAAACGGCCGCTTTGAGCAACACCCGTCGACTGGCCGGAACGGCCCGGATGTCTTCTTTCCGTTGAAAACGGGTGCCGGTCGTTACGTCGGCCTCGCCGGCCAGAATGGGAGCCAGCAAACTGTCGATATCCCGAAAATTATGCTGCCCATCCGCGTCGAAATGCACAATGTAATCAGCGCCCTGTTGCAGTGCGTAGGTCATGCCTGTTTGCAGGGCCGCCCCCTGCCCTAAGTTGATAGGGTGACGCAGATAATGTATTCCCAGGTCAGCCACCGCCTGCTTCGTCTGATCGGTTGAACAGTCATCCACCAGCACAACCGAATAGCCCGCCATCAGCAGGGGCATAAGCGTATTGCGCACAACCTTACCTTCGTTGTAGGAGGGAACAACGATGAAAACGGAAGCGGGGTCAACCTCCCGGCCGATGGAAGCAGGCTGCGGGTTCATCAGTTATTGATCCGATAAATTTTCAGACTTCCCAGTTCATTGAGCAGGGTCATGCAACGGGTTTCGACCGGCTGCTTTACCTCTTCAAACACTATATACTTAACGTTCAGTTTCTTTAGTTTAGGCGAACATGGGTCAATGTAAACACCATACGCATCGTAGCTGCCGCCGTTGTCGATAATTGTTGTGTCGGTGGGATTGGGATACGACCGATAGACCGAATGGGCATAGCGATTATATACCGTATCCCGTTTAGCGGTCGGGTCAATCACCCGCATAGTCGCAAAGTTCGGCGTGTATTTTACCCCGCTTACCTGCTTTACGCCGGTAGCTCCGACCAGATACGTCAGGTAATTATTTCCGAAAACCACCCAACGGGCCTCGGGGTCCTGCTGCCGAATACTCTCGACGGCCCGGTACAGAACGTTCTCGGTAACGGGCGATAATCCTTTGGCTAATGGGTTAACACTCAGGTTCGGCAACAAAGCGATCACGATGCCCACGCAAAACAGTATTTGCCGATACGAGAATGACCAGACCGGTATGAGCAGAGCGTTCAGTACGCCGAAATAAACGGCCCCCATCACCAACTGATCGGTGCGGAAGAAACCAGGCGCGTCGGTATAATTCTGATAGGCTGCAATGACAACGGTTGCCACGGCTGCAGCAACGACCAGCCCCCGAACGGCCGACGATACATTGACGGCTGTTCGGCGTGTATCGCCCAGAAACAGGATGGTCAGCAGCACGTTCCCCAGACCAAAGGGTATCTGAGCACGTCGGGTAGGACTGGTGCTCATCAGGGTTAGTTTACTCAGCCATTCGGGAAAGCCGACTTCAATCCAGAGCCAGCCGAACAAGACAAACAGGGCAACGCCCGCCAGGGTATAATCCACTTGCCGGGTCGTACCCCACTGGTAAGCCAGCCAGATCAGGATAATCGGCGCAAAGGTCAGGTAATGGGATAACTCGCAGATGTTCAGCCACGTAGCTGGGAAATGCTGATCGGAGATAAAGAAGCTGTTGAAATACTCCGAAAACCAGTTGCCTACAAACCCCGTCCCGCCGTATTCGACCCGCTTACCAGGATAGGCCGTATTCAGCATCAAATCGAGCGTGGGTTTAGCATCCCGGTAGTATAAAAAACCAACGATACCTATCAGACCCAGCGTAACCAGAACACCTGCACCCTTAACGGGCAGATTGGCAAACAGATCGGTCCGCTTGCGGTTCAGCACATACCCAACCAGCAAAAAAGCCATCAGATACGCCAGCGGCACCTGATAAGGCGGGTAAAGGTGCGACGCAAAATATAGACTTCCCCAGGCTGCCAGAATGGCCCCAATGATTACCTGACGAGTTGTTTCGCCGTAAAGCAGATAGAT is from Spirosoma taeanense and encodes:
- a CDS encoding fatty acid desaturase family protein encodes the protein MVSTVKFTNTGRSQFFSTVRKRVDTYFTENNVSPNANGAMWTKAIFFLTGYGLLYGLILSNQFGGWAMLGMAMLLGTFAAFIGFNVAHDAVHGAFSRHGWVNRLLGYSFYLLGASPYVWRIMHNVVHHTYTNIPGHDEDIDVAPGLIRLDPADEVRPWQKYQHLYAFPLYGLTSLAWVFRKDFLKMFKDKIGQYDTTHETHEYVTLFVTKAVYYLLFLALPLLVLDVAWWQVLIGFVAMHIVEGLVLGLVFQLAHVVEGTSFPLPTPNGNIEEAWAIHQLRTTANFAPRSAIAAFFCGGLNRQIEHHLFPKICHIHYPAITAIVKQTAHEHNLPYLESPTFSSALVSHYRFLKQMGQTPSTRLT
- a CDS encoding winged helix-turn-helix transcriptional regulator, translated to MARNKPNDESYSSEQPLINRAIEILYGKWRLPIILLLGQKTLRYTELKDQLPSVSDRVLAKDLRALTTLGVVQRKVYAEVPPRVEYTLTERGRLALPIFIQLKEIGRIFSTSSDDHFN
- a CDS encoding nitrilase family protein, which encodes MQNLKIATAQFENASGDKTYNLGVIRSLSAKAAQQGAQVVAFHECSITGYTFARNLSKEQMLAIAEYIPEGESVQALTQIARDNDIAVLAGLFEKDRDDQLFKAYVCVDKNGLVAKYRKLHPFINPHILPGNEYVVFDLLGWKCGILICYDNNVVENVRATALLGADVIFMPHVTMMTPSTRPGAGFADPALWANRENDPTSLRLEFDGLKGRAWLMKWLPARAYDNGVYVVFSNPIGMDDDQLKNGCSMILDPFGDVLAECRVLGNDVVTAVCTPDKLKQAGGHRYRNARRPDLYRDILGQEHTPEQKVVWLNGDSSSSK
- a CDS encoding amidohydrolase family protein — its product is MPLRLHSVGFLLIVFSQLTWAQVEKAPARHEGDGPFGRLIIRGVTLINSTGAPPVGPVDIVVEKDRIVQIKLVGYPGVPIDAKSRPQAALGDKELNCEGMYLMPGFVDMHGHIGGKDQGAHAEYVFKLWLGHGITTIRDPSCGNGLDWVLEHRAKSERNEITAPRIKAYTVFGQGAKDPISTPEQARAWVRDNARKGADGIKFFGAEPAIFRAALDENRKLGLRSACHHAQLEVARMNALATAKAGLTSMEHWYGLPEALFEDKTIQNYPADYNYNNEQNRFEEAGNLWQQAAKPGTERWNKVIDELIALDFTLDPTFNIYEANRDLMMARRAEWHDDYTLPSLWRFYGPSRISHGSYWHNWGTEQEVAWKRNYQLWMQFINEYKNRGGRVTTGSDSGFIYQLYGFAYIRELELLREAGFHPLEVIRTATLKGAEALGMADQIGSVEVGKLADFVIIDQNPLANLKVLYGTGAIHLNAKNEVERIGGVTYTVKDGVVYDAKKLLADVRKIVADAKQKENFEITQPGIAPKPGKVSGGNK
- a CDS encoding SAM-dependent methyltransferase; this translates as MASQKDLDFTYSTIDKIFRLSMGETGDYSGAMYNGDFSLTLEEAQRQKHQFIADSLSIGPGSKVLDMGCGWGPFLTYIKGRGADGRGVTLSQGQAAACQRNGLRVDVKDCRTIRPTDYGRFDAITCIGGMEHFCSIEQWQAGQQDAVYADFFQHVADLLPVGGRFYMQTMVFSKNMPPFERIRLDADPDSDAYYMALMVAEFPGSWLPYGPEQVIRNAEPKFKLISKSSGRLDYIETIGQWRKRFRAFSLEKYLTYASLLPQLLINPAFRGLIATFRKSPNRVCFERELMDHYRLVFEKV